The following coding sequences lie in one Phragmites australis chromosome 8, lpPhrAust1.1, whole genome shotgun sequence genomic window:
- the LOC133926170 gene encoding probable lysophospholipase BODYGUARD 3, translated as MHIATCVWQEKAAAMGGGRGGGEWRRVSMAALLAAAGGALNCAVSFVVFSFLDVLDMVLCLVYKLVDYAVEAEWKACYCAAAARDGGGAGPRIFVPPAAATPGPKVVRLSASSAKMQLEDVSDTLYVRPSLLADATKKAGPAAPTLTVSPAIAEMIRGKIDRPPRQPRQAPCWSDCDCKVCHSWSAAPRSSSHLYVHVQAPPPSGGEAAVEDVVFIHGFISSSVFWTETVFPAFSAAARGRYRMFAVDLLGFGRSPKPADSLYTLREHVEMIERSVLQRFRLRSFHVVAHSLGCVLALALAVKYPDSVKSLTLLAPPYFPVPEEEAGAATQYVMRRVAPRRVWPPIAFGASMACWYEHVSRTICLTICRHHRVWDRLFRIFTRNRIRTFMIEAFMCHTHNAAWHTLHNIICGSAAKMDAYLDVVSAQLACKVALFHGRDDELLPVECTLAVGARVPRARVTVYDRKDHITIIIGQEDLFAAELEAIWRSAHD; from the exons ATGCACATTGCCACCTGCGTGTGGCAAGAGAAGGCAGCAGCCATGGGAGGAGGTAGGGGTGGGGGCGAGTGGAGAAGGGTGTCGATGGCGGCGCTCCTGGCCGCGGCGGGGGGCGCGCTCAACTGCGCGGTGAGCTTCGTGGTGTTCTCGTTCCTGGACGTGCTGGACATGGTGCTGTGCCTGGTGTACAAGCTCGTGGACTACGCCGTGGAGGCGGAGTGGAAGGCGTGCTACTGCGCGGCGGCAGCGCGGGACGGCGGTGGTGCAGGGCCGCGGATCTTCGTGCCCCCGGCGGCGGCCACGCCTGGGCCGAAGGTGGTGCGGCTGTCGGCGTCGTCGGCCAAGATGCAGCTGGAGGACGTGTCCGACACGCTGTACGTGCGGCCGTCGCTGCTGGCGGACGCCACCAAGAAGGCCGGCCCCGCCGCGCCCACGCTCACCGTGAGCCCCGCCATCGCCGAGATGATCCGCGGCAAGATCGACCGCCCTCCCCGCCAGCCGCGGCAGGCGCCGTGCTGGTCCGACTGCGACTGCAAGGTCTGCCACTCCTGGAGCGCCGCCccccgctcctcctcccaccTCTACGTCCACGTGCAAGCGCCACCGCCAA GTGGCGgcgaggcggcggtggaggacGTGGTGTTCATCCACGGGTTCATCTCGTCGTCGGTGTTCTGGACGGAGACGGTGTTCCCGGCGTTcagcgcggcggcgcgggggcggTACCGGATGTTCGCGGTGGACCTGCTGGGGTTCGGGCGGAGCCCCAAGCCGGCGGACTCGCTGTACACGCTGCGGGAGCACGTGGAGATGATCGAGCGCTCCGTGCTGCAGCGCTTCCGGCTGCGGTCCTTCCACGTCGTCGCGCACTCGCTCGGCTGCGtgctcgcgctcgcgctcgccGTCAAGTACCCCGACTCCGTCAAGTCGCTCACCCTCCTCGCGCCG CCATATTTCCCGgtgccggaggaggaggcgggcgcGGCGACGCAGTACGTGATGCGGCGGGTGGCGCCGCGGCGGGTGTGGCCGCCGATCGCGTTCGGGGCGTCGATGGCGTGCTGGTACGAGCACGTGAGCCGGACCATCTGCCTCACCATCTGCAGGCACCACCGCGTCTGGGACCGCCTCTTCAGGATCTTCACCAGGAACAG GATACGGACGTTCATGATCGAGGCGTTCATGTGCCACACCCACAACGCGGCGTGGCACACCCTGCACAACATCATCTGCGGCAGCGCCGCCAAGATGGACGCCTACCTTGACGTCGTCTCCGCTCAGCTCGCCTGCAAGGTGGCCCTCTTCCACGGCCGCGACGACGAGCTCCTCCCCGTGGAGTGCACGCTCGCCGTCGGCGCCAGGGTGCCCCGCGCGCGCGTCACCGTCTACGACCGCAAGGACCacatcaccatcatcatcggCCAGGAGGACCTCTTCGCCGCCGAGCTCGAGGCCATCTGGAGGAGCGCCCACGACTAG
- the LOC133926171 gene encoding magnesium protoporphyrin IX methyltransferase, chloroplastic — translation MARAGVSTAPLSRLHSPPPATLLHNQQAQPHVLLRPQRKALTTAAALPTAADLPPLSLPAAAAAAAALAAAVSLSDPERRRRAQAEAAGGGDKEAVRAYFNSTGFERWRKIYGSATEGVNRVQLDIREGHAQTVAATLAMLRDGPLPLAGATVCDAGCGTGSLAIPLAAEGADVLASDISAAMVSEAQRQAQLAVASQPTGSPFRMPRFEVRDLESLEGRYDIVVCLDVLIHYPQEDAREMIRHLASLAEKRLLLSFAPKTLYFDFLKRVGELFPGPSKATRAYLHAERDVEDALRDAGWRVANRGFISTQFYFAKLFEAVPVVSP, via the coding sequence ATGGCGCGCGCCGGCGTCTCCACCGCACCGCTCTCCCGCCTCCACTCGCCGCCGCCAGCTACCCTCCTCCACAACCAGCAAGCCCAACCCCACGTACTCCTCCGCCCACAGCGCAAGGCTCTCACCACGGCCGCGGCTCTGCCAACGGCCGCGGACCTCCCGCCACTCTCCCTCCCTGCCGCAGCGGCCGCGGCTGCCGCACTGGCCGCGGCTGTGTCCCTATCCGACCCCGAACGCAGGCGGCGCGCGCAGGCcgaggcggcgggcggcggtgaCAAGGAGGCGGTGCGCGCGTACTTCAACTCCACGGGCTTCGAGCGGTGGCGCAAGATCTACGGGTCCGCGACGGAGGGCGTGAACCGCGTGCAGCTCGACATCCGCGAGGGCCACGCGCAGACGGTGGCCGCCACGCTAGCCATGCTACGTGACGGCCCCCTCCCGCTCGCCGGCGCCACCGTCTGCGACGCCGGATGCGGGACGGGGTCCCTGGCCATCCCGCTGGCCGCCGAGGGCGCGGACGTGCTGGCCTCCGACATCTCCGCCGCCATGGTGTCCGAGGCGCAGCGGCAGGCGCAGTTGGCGGTGGCCTCGCAGCCGACGGGGTCCCCGTTCCGCATGCCGAGGTTCGAGGTCCGCGACCTGGAGAGCCTGGAGGGGAGGTACGACATCGTCGTGTGCCTCGACGTGCTGATCCACTACCCGCAGGAGGACGCGCGGGAGATGATCCGGCACCTGGCATCGCTCGCGGAGAAACGGCTGCTGCTCAGCTTCGCGCCCAAGACGCTCTACTTCGACTTCCTGAAGCGCGTGGGGGAGCTGTTCCCGGGCCCGTCCAAGGCGACGCGCGCGTACCTGCACGCCGAGAGAGACGTCGAGGACGCGCTCCGCGACGCCGGGTGGCGCGTCGCCAACCGCGGCTTCATCTCCACGCAGTTCTACTTCGCCAAGCTCTTCGAGGCCGTGCCCGTCGTCTCGCCCTGA
- the LOC133926172 gene encoding protein CANDIDATE G-PROTEIN COUPLED RECEPTOR 7-like → MAASPPAAAVVGVLALLLAAAMVPPAAAEIRETLIRADPRSIIPLDEFGFTHSGVLELNVSGIAFDPPASAELDLSQLGFFLSTLDAWVHVLHQLQDLDVTCALQSDLVKLAFSFDRLRPPSNPAGVEVARSSSFSTAFRVSDPGQYTLVFANCLGGGLKISMDVRSAMYNVDPATGERAYLSAGASVLPSFYFLFCLAYAGLAAAWVAILLRKRAAVFRIHYFMLAVLVLKALNLLAEAEDKSYIERTGTAHGWDVLFYIFSFLKGISLFTLIVLIGTGWSFLKPYLADREKKVLMVVIPLQVVANIAQVVIDESGPYARDWVTWRQIFLLVDVVCCCAVLFPIVWSIKNLREAARSDGKAAVNLMKLTLFRHYYVVVICYIYFTRVVVYALQTITSYRYLWTSIVAGEFATLAFYVFTGYRFRPEVHNPYFAIDDEEEEAAAEALKLDDEFEL, encoded by the coding sequence ATGGCCGCCTCGCCGCCCGCCGCGGCGGTCGTGGGGgtcctcgccctcctcctcgccgccgcgatGGTGCCCCCCGCCGCGGCCGAGATCCGGGAGACCTTGATCCGCGCCGACCCGCGCAGCATCATCCCGCTCGACGAGTTCGGCTTCACCCACTCGGGCGTGCTGGAGCTCAACGTCTCCGGCATCGCCTTCGACCCGCCGGCCTCCGCCGAGCTCGACCTCTCCCAGCTCggcttcttcctctccaccctCGACGCCTGGGTCCACGTCCTCCACCAGCTCCAGGACCTCGACGTCACCTGCGCGCTCCAGTCTGACCTCGTCAAGCTCGCCTTCTCCTTCGACCGCCTCAGGCCGCCCTCCAACCCCGCCGGTGTCGAGGTTGCGCGCTCATCGTCCTTCTCCACCGCCTTCCGCGTCTCCGACCCGGGACAGTACACGCTGGTCTTCGCCAACTGCCTCGGCGGCGGGCTCAAGATCTCCATGGACGTCCGCTCCGCTATGTACAACGTCGACCCGGCCACGGGGGAGCGCGCCTACCTCTCCGCAGGGGCGTCCGTGCTGCCCTCCTTCTACTTCCTCTTCTGCCTCGCGTACGCCGGGCTCGCCGCCGCTTGGGTCGCCATCCTGCTGCGCAAGCGGGCCGCCGTGTTCCGGATCCATTACTTCATGCTCGCGGTGCTCGTGCTCAAGGCGCTCAACCTCCTCGCCGAGGCCGAGGACAAGTCATACATCGAGCGCACCGGCACCGCACACGGATGGGACGTGCTCTTCTACATCTTCAGCTTCCTCAAGGGGATCTCGCTCTTCACGCTCATAGTGCTCATCGGCACCGGCTGGTCGTTCCTCAAGCCGTACCTGGCAGACCGAGAGAAGAAGGTGCTCATGGTGGTCATCCCCCTGCAGGTCGTGGCCAACATTGCACAGGTGGTGATTGACGAATCTGGGCCCTATGCTCGGGACTGGGTCACCTGGAGGCAAATTTTCTTGCTGGTTGATGTGGTCTGCTGCTGCGCTGTGCTCTTCCCGATTGTGTGGTCTATTAAGAACCTCCGCGAGGCTGCTCGCTCAGATGGGAAGGCGGCGGTGAACCTCATGAAGCTGACTCTCTTCCGCCATTACTATGTGGTTGTCATTTGCTACATTTACTTCACACGGGTCGTGGTGTATGCGCTACAGACCATCACCTCGTACCGGTATCTATGGACTAGCATCGTGGCTGGGGAGTTTGCAACACTTGCGTTCTATGTGTTCACCGGGTACAGGTTCCGGCCTGAGGTGCATAACCCATATTTTGCgattgatgatgaagaagaggaggctGCTGCTGAGGCACTCAAGTTGGATGATGAATTCGAGCTATGA